ATGAGCGCGGATTTACCCGATCCGCGGTGCCCGAACAGCAACACGCGGGGAACATCGAACGGAGGGGGATCGGGTGTCTCCATAAGTGCAGATTGTCGCGCTGAGGTGGTTTCGGAATCTTTGGCGAGCCGTCACGGTCCCCGACAACGAGCCGCGACCGCAAGGGAGCGGGAACAGTGGCTCCCAGATTGAATCGCGACCGCGAGGGCTCGGTTGTGCCTCCCGCTCCCTTGCGGTCGCGGCTCGTTGTCGGGGACCGTGACTCCCTTTGCGGCCGCGGTTCGTTCGATCGGTTATGGGGCGTCGCTCACTCGTAGCGGAAGCGCAACTTGGATTCTTGCACCCACGCGCTGAGTCGCTTCATCTCCGGGTGGCTGTTGGACAGCGGGTCTTTTGCGAACCGGAAGACGAGCGTCAGTTCGATTTTAGTGTTCGCGCGGCGGTCGGTGATCGCCTTCTTCAGCTCGTCGAACGTCTTCGGTGTGGCCTCGGAGTCGAGCACGTAGAACTTGCCGTCGCGGACGTCGGCCCCGCTGAGGATGGCCACCCGAACGTCCCCCGGCGTCGGCTTCGGGTCCGACGGCTTGGGTTCGACTTTTGGCAGTACGATCTTCGGATCGTCCTGCGGAGGGACGGGCGGCGTTGGCTGTTGTTTGCCTTTGTCTTCCGGTGCGGGCGTTCCCTTCCCGTCGCCCGGGGCTCCTCCCCCGCCGAGCAGCCCCCCGCCGCCATCACCGAACACGATGAGAGCAACAATGATGGCCAGAACGAGACCGCAGAGAAAGGAGCACAACTTCTTGAGCTGAACGGGAGCCTTGTGCGCGAACACCCAGCGGTCGAGTGCCCACGCGACCGCGCCGCCGACGAAGTAGCCGACGAGGAACCCGCCGCCGACGGCCAAGCACTTGATGACGTACCCGGCGAGTTTCTCGCTCAACCCGGACGCGAACCCGTCGGCGATCAGAGTTTCACACATGGCGGTTGTGCCTCGTCGTGCGGGGCTACTGGAACTCGTGCGGGATGTCGCGGAACCAGTGGTGGATTAGGTCTTCCTGAGTCTTCGTCGGGAACCCCAGCGAGTTTTCCGGGTAGAGGATCAGGAAGTAGAGGTCCTTCACCCCGCCGGCCTTGCTCGCCAGCGTCTTCTGGTGAATCAGGAACCGCTGGGCGTCGGCCTCGGTGCGAATCTCTTGCCGGTCCGGGTCGAAGTAGTAGAGCGTGCCGTCTTTGCGATCGGTGTGGAGCACTCGCACCACGAGCCGGTCTGTTACGCGAGCTTGTGCGAGCTTTTCCGTCCGCGCGAGGCGATCGCGGGCCTCGGCGAGTTGGCGCTGCAGCTCCTGCACGTTGTCGGGCAGCGGTTCTTTCGGTGGGGCCGGTTTGGTGTCCGTCGCTTCGGGCGCGGACCCGCCGCTGACGAACGGCATCAGCAGGAAGATGCAGAACAGCAGAATGAGGACGTCGATGAGGGGAATGAAGAACCGGGTGACGGCCCGGCGCGGCGGGGTAATCACAGTTTGGCCCCCGGCGCGCCGGGCGGTTCGGGGGGCGGCGCGATGCCGGCCAGTGAGCGGATCAGGTCGCGCCCGATGGCGACCACCCACACGGGCAAAATGTTGATGAACGCCATGTACAGCCCGCCGCCGGTCGCGGTGATCGCGGGGGCGTACTTGCGGATGATGTCCTGCGGGGTCGGGTTGGCGCCCGGGGTGATCGAACTGAACGTCTGGAGGATCGCCGCGACCGTCCCGATGAGCCCCAGCAGCGGGAACCACTCCGCGGCCTGGCACAAGTGGCCGAGCCAGCGATCGGCCTTGAGGTCGAAGTCCGTTTCCAGCCAGCGCATCGCGCGCCACGCCAGGAAGACCTGCGCCACGAACAGCGTGAACCCGAC
The Gemmata palustris DNA segment above includes these coding regions:
- a CDS encoding MotA/TolQ/ExbB proton channel family protein; its protein translation is MRRFWIHQVLPAVFAAVPVLAAALVFVAVPADARRDYLARVETSPIDWIIVGVGFTLFVAQVFLAWRAMRWLETDFDLKADRWLGHLCQAAEWFPLLGLIGTVAAILQTFSSITPGANPTPQDIIRKYAPAITATGGGLYMAFINILPVWVVAIGRDLIRSLAGIAPPPEPPGAPGAKL